The following proteins are encoded in a genomic region of Penaeus chinensis breed Huanghai No. 1 chromosome 10, ASM1920278v2, whole genome shotgun sequence:
- the LOC125029610 gene encoding uncharacterized protein LOC125029610 — protein sequence MTWAARSLGASRLGLAIRYLLLAWIVPSKTTSIIQMPMGAYTKHDICFGKYFKAITKFGKLVLTTSFMLVYHTLDSSDGTMSVKDYCREKLAWSNTKFREAFNASEREILSKSPQANDFTCDISLAFKLITTILGNIIEPLKKDLRDLKNMRNRVCHEDVDMDETELKDRFNNLKVVCRNILEGVGTLTTQDTSTLVLDIEKGLQDLFEAKLDVLDVENYVQDVENFRKEKHSKMITEGRKELMATYSKLKILNPCTWLSDTKFISFAVDKIFTEVKLIEGVRRVMMNDILSITSLKQRFIARLIIISGVMGAGKTSLHRYILDEWCKRSPTITSLSAIDMVIAIEMRTVSSNSLVQFLREQLLCYTCRSFSENDIIPILQDMNILFAIDGMDEANCHGRALVREIAHKFTNSHIIVTTRPEHSLELMQMAEDHIVLQIEGFDHESQISFVEKVFASVYSQNTEGKEAEEFLEYMSTTCKPLMSHFALPLTLALLLVLWFDDSTKMSSITTITRLHHKIFEMCQQKLVTRLEAKGEGHTMSLARKVRRWVLELGKIAWNMMEEDLLYISEKHANELMDVCEKEGLDPIQTMSAFLNCEVNDTITGNRHHFSFHHTSAIEFLAAMYMADISASQGSLGTTFDEIDCTGYRDLLMYLAGLLKMNGTLNMKLASQLKYVLLYNMNVCPSNYNIWWNLLREGENDQSLCQMVGSIVNQADIWTVNSWDSRETTEAKINLLKQTGGAPVEVVINVNYKTAFSSCPELQNIVTLLATTAKSKVKIYLENDFHATGETEVCDHYIVPLLKANKLVEFKGHVGKDFASNLVSATNVQSIFVRVSDIQALVKLSESMRKHRRWKVKFMPSRRWTLKYVEIFLDLKKDTEVSLIPDLKYPGTLVVKLSGISDTLAIWAGAVLKRLNSQYTSVILQACHITASGMEQLIGEMKGMKVKVFRVMSDNSISRDEVKYLAKKSNINIGWSLT from the coding sequence ATGACGTGGGCCGCTCGATCTCTCGGCGCGTCCCGTCTCGGGTTAGCGATCAGGTATTTGCTGCTGGCATGGATCGTCCCGTCCAAGACTACATCCATTATCCAGATGCCAATGGGAGCCTACACAAAACATGATATCTGCTTCGGGAAATATTTCAAGGCTATCACCAAATTTGGAAAACTGGTCCTTACAACGTCCTTTATGCTTGTTTACCACACTCTCGACTCCTCTGATGGAACCATGTCAGTCAAGGACTACTGTCGTGAGAAACTGGCCTGGTCAAACACGAAATTTAGGGAAGCTTTCAATGCATCAGAGAGGGAGATCCTATCTAAAAGCCCTCAAGCAAACGATTTCACTTGTGACATCTCACTTGCCTTTAAACTGATTACAACTATCCTGGGGAACATAATAGAGCCCCTCAAGAAAGACCTTCGAGACCTGAAGAATATGAGGAATAGAGTGTGCCATGAGGACGTGGACATGGACGAGACAGAGTTAAAGGATCGATTCAACAACCTCAAGGTGGTCTGTCGGAACATCCTCGAGGGAGTCGGCACTTTGACAACTCAAGACACCTCAACTTTGGTGCTAGATATTGAGAAGGGACTCCAGGACTTGTTCGAGGCTAAGCTAGATGTTCTAGATGTGGAAAACTATGTGCAAGACGTCGAAAACTTTCGAAAAGAGAAACATTCAAAGATGAtaacagaaggaagaaaagaactgATGGCTACATATTCCAAATTAAAGATACTCAATCCTTGCACTTGGCTAAGTGACACTAAGTTCATCAGCTTTGCTGTAGATAAGATCTTTACCGAAGTAAAATTGATAGAGGGAGTTAGAAGAGTCATGATGAATGACATCTTGAGCATTACTTCACTAAAACAAAGGTTCATCGCACGGTTGATCATCATCTCGGGGGTGATGGGCGCCGGGAAGACTTCCCTTCACCGCTACATCTTGGACGAATGGTGCAAACGCTCTCCGACTATCACAAGCCTATCAGCTATTGATATGGTTATTGCCATTGAGATGAGGACTGTCAGCAGTAATTCACTAGTTCAGTTCCTGAGGGAGCAACTCTTATGTTACACCTGTAGGTCCTTCAGTGAAAATGATATAATTCCAATCTTACAAGACATGAACATTCTCTTTGCTATAGATGGTATGGACGAAGCAAATTGCCACGGGAGAGCTCTTGTAAGAGAAATAGCACACAAATTCACTAACTCCCACATCATCGTCACTACAAGGCCTGAGCACTCATTAGAGTTGATGCAAATGGCTGAAGACCACATCGTCCTCCAAATTGAGGGTTTTGACCACGAGAGTCAAATCAGTTTCGTGGAGAAAGTTTTTGCTTCAGTTTATTCCCAAAATACAGaagggaaggaagcagaagaatTCTTGGAGTACATGTCTACAACCTGTAAACCTCTCATGAGTCATTTTGCTCTTCCACTaacattagcattgctattagtGTTGTGGTTTGACGATTCAACCAAAATGTCCAGTATCACTACCATTACACGCCTTCACCACAAAATATTTGAGATGTGTCAACAAAAGCTGGTGACACGACttgaggccaagggagagggccATACAATGTCTCTCGCACGAAAAGTGCGTCGCTGGGTCCTCGAGCTTGGTAAGATAGCATGGAACATGATGGAGGAGGACCTGCTTTACATCAGTGAGAAACACGCTAATGAATTAATGGATGTATGCGAGAAAGAAGGCTTGGACCCCATACAAACAATGTCTGCTTTCCTAAACTGTGAAGTCAACGACACAATCACTGGTAACAGACATCACTTCAGTTTTCACCATACGTCTGCCATAGAGTTTCTTGCTGCTATGTACATGGCAGACATTTCAGCCTCGCAGGGATCACTGGGGACCACCTTTGATGAGATTGACTGTACAGGATACAGGGATCTTCTCATGTATCTAGCAGGACTCTTGAAAATGAATGGAACACTGAACATGAAGCTGGCTAGTCAGCTGAAATATGTGCTCTTATATAACATGAATGTGTGCCCTAGCAATTACAACATATGGTGGAATCTGCTGCGGGAAGGAGAAAATGACCAGTCATTGTGTCAGATGGTGGGATCGATCGTAAATCAGGCAGATATTTGGACTGTAAATTCCTGGGATTCTCGGGAAACGACTGAAGCCAAAATTAATTTATTAAAGCAAACTGGCGGTGCTCCTGTTGAAGTAGTTATAAATGTCAACTACAAAACGGCCTTCAGCAGCTGCCCAGAATTACAAAATATTGTCACTTTACTTGCAACAACAGCAAAGTCGAAAGTGAAGATCTATTTAGAAAATGATTTTCATGCCACTGGGGAAACAGAAGTATGTGACCACTACATTGTGCCTTTATTAAAGGCTAATAAACTAGTAGAATTTAAAGGCCATGTTGGCAAGGATTTTGCATCAAACCTCGTAAGTGCTACCAATGTCCAGTCCATTTTCGTGAGAGTCTCAGATATTCAGGCTCTAGTTAAACTTAGTGAAAGTATGCGGAAACACAGACGATGGAAAGTAAAGTTCATGCCCTCGCGTAGATGGACTCTGAAGTATGTAGAAATCTTTTTAGATCTAAAGAAGGACACCGAAGTGTCCCTTATCCCAGACTTAAAGTATCCCGGCACCTTAGTGGTAAAGTTGTCAGGCATCAGTGATACATTAGCCATTTGGGCGGGAGCGGTTCTGAAACGGCTCAATAGTCAATATACCTCTGTTATCCTGCAAGCCTGTCACATAACCGCTTCTGGAATGGAACAACTAATCGGTGAAATGAAGGGAATGAAGGTCAAAGTGTTTCGTGTAATGTCTGATAATTCCATCTCAAGGGACGAAGTGAAATACCTAGCCAAAAAGAGCAACATAAACATTGGCTGGAGCTTAACGTAA